The DNA sequence tgtatatatatatgtatatatatatatgtatatatatatatatatgtatatatatatatgtatgtatatatatatatgtatatatatatgtatatatatatatatgtatatatatatatatatgtatatatatatgtatatatatatatatatgtatatatatatatatgtatatatatatatgtatatgtatatatatatatatgtatatgtatatatatatatatatgtatatgtatatatatatatatatgtatatgtatatgtatatatatatatatatgtatatatatatatatatatatatatatatatatatatatatatatatatatatatatatatatatatatatatatatatatatatatatatatatatatatatatatatatatattgccagCCACTCATCACAATAATACAAAGAACGTAGAAATATTTTTGGAAGAATTTTATGACAATGCACAAAATTAGGAAACAATTTCAACATGCAATTATAGAATATTTAACGAAATCATATGGGTCACTATAATGTGAAGAATGAACATAGGAATATTTTTTGATGCCTTCTATTACTATTTATCTTGTTCATTTCATTTTGCCACCCACGCATCGCAATAATGCAAAGGACATAGAAATATTTTGGAAAGTCTTTATTACGATATAGAAAATTATGAAACGATCTCACATgtcattataaaatattttacaagATCACAAAAAATACAATAATACAAAGAACATGGAAAATATTTCTCCAAGAATTTTATTAGAATATAGAAAATTTTGAAACAATTTCAACGTgtcattataaaatattattttacaaaATCATAGGCCCCAATAAAGCAAAGAACATTGGGAATATTTTTGCAAGACTTACGTTACTGTGTAATCTTATATTGCTCATTTCTTTTTGCCAGCCACTCatcacaaaaatgcaaagaacatGGAAAAGTTTTGGCGAGTCTTTATTAcgatatataaaattttgaaatgatCCCACATGTCATTGTAAAATATTTTACGAGATCACAATAATCACAAAAATACAGAGtacatagaaaatatttttacAAGAATTTTATTAGAATGTAGAAAATTTTGGAACAATTTCAACTTgtcattataaaatatttttcaaaatcataAGAGTCACAATGATGCAAAAAACATAGGAATATTTTTAGAATACTTTTATTACAATGTAGAAAAATTTTATATTGTTCATCTCTTTTTGCCAGCCACTCatcacaataatgcaaagaacatGTAAATATTTTGACAAGACTTTTATTAGAATGTAGAAAATTTGGAAACAGTTTCAACAACTCACTATAAAATACTTTACAGCATCACAAGAATCACATTAATGCAAAGAACATATGAATATTTTTGGAAGACTTCTATTACAATGTAGAAAATGTGAAACGATGCCAACATGTCATTATAAAATACTTCGAAACATCATAACAATCACAAGAGTGCAAAGAACGTAGATTTGCAAGACTTTTTTTATAatgcaaaaaaaattgaaatgattTTGACATGTCATTATATAATGCTTTACAATATCATAAGAACTAGAAGAATGCAAAGAACACCGAAATATTTTTTGCAAAACTTCTTTTATAATGTAGAAAATTTTCAAACAATGTAAATATGTCCATTATAAAATGCTTTACAAGATCACAAAAATTACAATACTGCAAAGGGTTGGACATAAGAACAACTGCAACAGCTCAATAAAATTAATTGTGAAAACAAGAATAGAATTCCATTCCAAATAACTGTCACATTTTGGTAAAATACTACAGAAGAAGGGCGACTTCAATGAGATCCACCACTTCCCGAAATCCCTTACGGGTACATTAATCATCACAAATCATTACTAGATTTTGTGACCCTCACAAATTCACCTCATTACAAAAGCCCAACCTTATTCTGTGTTGAGCGAGATGGGTGCAGGTACACCTTTGCACCTAGTGATTATTGATACTACATGTTATCTCTGTGCCGGCATTACTGGCATGGTGGGGGAAAGATATTGCCACTATACTCTGCCTTGGCATTGAGACAAGTGGAAAGCGTGCCTCCAAAACCGATATTTTTAAGGTTGATGTTGTGGAGGCTGAGCTTCTGGCACGGTgtccctttgctgcatctgagtaTCACTGCCTCTGGCCTCTTTGTCGTTCCTCGAATGTTCTTGAAGTGGATATCACTGAGCTTTACGCGAGATGCTCTCTGGACAAATGCATGCAGGAAAGAGTTGGGTGATAAACATGTTTCACCATGAATTTAAGTTCGAGTTATGATGTCAAAAAATGAATTAGGATCAAGATGGAATTGAGATAGTTTAATTACTCACCGAATTGTCACACTTGGCAAAGGGGCAGTATGTTTGGTCTATGACGATGGGATAGTCGACATTCTTCATCACAAGGTTGTCAAAGGTCATGTTTTGAACCTTAGTAATGGCAGGTGAATTGGCCCATGTCTTGATCCGTACTCCATTCGTCGTCCCTTGAAAGGTGCTATCCTTTACGATAACATTCTTCACATCTTCTTCATCATTGTACCTCCCCAAGCTTCCAACACTGTCGTCATTGCCACCACcatcaataaaaaagaaatatacataaaaaaaagaaaggaatgatAAGCTCGATATGTAAAAATGGCTGACCTGATACCATGGCCAGGCCCGCAAGTGATGCCGGAGATTGTCACTAGACTGTTGCCCTGACCGATCGAGATGCAATCATCACCTGTCGCAACCTTCGAGCCCGATATGGTCACACCCGTGCTGCCCTCCAGGTGAATGCCATCAGTGTTGGGGCTGGTGCCCGGGGCACTGATGGTGATGCCACTGCCCTTGAAGTTATGGCAGCCTAGCAGTGCCATGTGGAAAAACTTGCTATTGAGTGATGTTATACCTCTCACCACCGTATCTTTTGTGTTCACGAACTTCACGGACTGCACACATTATAAGCAGAAGGCATTGTTAGGTCAAACATCTGCTGGTATTGCAAgagaaaaagagaacaaaaaggcAAAAGTTCAATGCATGGAGAGACATGTGGTGTTGGTGTGTGCCCACACAACCCTAAAGCATTGGCCACAAAACAATCCATATACTAAGCATTTTGCTTGCTCACAGAATAATAAGTTTCCATAAGATTACCGTCGGCAGGACTTTGCAGTTCTTATCTTTGGGGCACTTGTTGAAGGGCCAAGACACAGCTCCTTGACCATCGAAGGTCCCTCCGCCGGTCACAGTCAGTCCATCGACATGTCGAAACTCCACCCACCCCTTACCGTTTCCATATTTGCGCAAGTCCGTAGTCGCCCTCAGCGTGCCCTGTGTTTACACGTCCCGAAATGTCCTCGACAATCAGCTTGAATAACTCAATAACAAACTGCAATTTGTGttctttgtaaaaaaaatataaaagttatcatGCATTGATCATCACCAGTAGCTGATCTTATGGTTGGAATACCATTTAGAACAAACCAGAGTGATCCCAAGTCCGGTATGAAACTAGTGATGCTTCTAAAAGCTCGAATTTTTGAAGCACTCAGGCTTCTAAATCTCAGTTTCTTTCTTTCTAATGAACTTCGGGTTTAGCAAGAACTTGCCTGCATTTGGAACTTCAAACTCTGCACCTCTCGGCAGGGGCCATTGAATTCAATAGGGTTGAGGAAGTAGGTACCGCTAGGGATCAAAATCTTGACCTGCCCAGATGATTTGCAAGCGGCGTCCCAAGCTGCCAGGAACGCCTGCATCAGGCATCGCAGAGCATGATGAGCCGGCGAGTGAAATGGAGGCATGCAAGTACAGAATCATGTGCATCTTTAGCTCATAGCTCATGAGAAAACATTCCAATGTTAATCCTTTCGGCCTTGCACCATAAAACCAAACTCCCTTTCTAGTCATTAATTCGTTGCAAATCAATAGTAAAACCAGAGATAAATCCTATAAAGATGTAATCTTTTTGTTACCGCAAGAGACAAAACCACAAACAGATGGGGGGCAGAGGAGGTGGGACCTTGGTGTCGTCGCTCCGGCCGTTGCCCCTGGCACCATACTCCTTCACATTGAAGGTACCGGAGCTCTTGGGCTTTCCTCCGCTCACGTTGGTCCTCGCTCCGTCCACCGTCGCCATCCCATGGCAAATGATGCAAAGGTAAAGCAAGACTAGCCTCATCTCTTACCGCGTTCGATCTCAGATCACTCTGCTTCTTGATTGGTTCCATCGCCGTCGGGAGGTGGGATTTATAGCTGTTCTCCATCCTCGAGCGTGTGGAGTTGCTTAACTACCGTTAACTACCTCCCCACTCCGTCCCAAGTTCTCAACCGTGACCGCCTCCCACGCCCAACCTCTGTTGACGTAGCTTCGCCTTCTCCCATATATAGCACCCCTGCCCGTTGACCTGCACAACGTCAGACCTCTCCTCCGTTGACCCTTGCCTCGCATTCGAAGAGGTCGTCAACGCTTCGCAGCTGGGGAAGCATAGCGCGTTCGATCATCATCCATCCCATCACACGATTTTTGAAGATCATGATCGTTCTGAATCTCTTTACACAGTGGTGAAAGTTGATGAGAAGAATTTACAATAATCGGAATTTAAAGCATCACCAGAATTACGAAAATTACCCAAATTTCTATGCATGATATGATTAGACCTCTTAGTATATAATCAACCAAAGAAGCTTCAAGATTGAAATGCTAatcaaattaagaatatttttattttttattttttctaataatGAACAAGCACATTAAAGTTAAGACACAACAAATAAAGATTAAGATAGCACTAATAGACCATCTAATTTAAGTCGGTAAAGTTCCGTTCTAATATATACTTTGCCCATGATTAATTTAGTGGTTAAAGATTTATTCTTTCGTACACAAATCAAATGATGGATATTCattcaaataaatattatttatttttattaaacacacacacacatatatatatatatatatatatatatatatatatatatatatatatatatatatatatatatatatatatatatatatatatatatatatatatatatatacatcatgcGATATTCATTCTAATGCATACAACATATAATTATCGATATTCTAGTGATATTTGATGACCTTCATAAGTGAGTTTAGTACAGTAATAAATTGATATTTTAGATGTAAAATTTGATGGATATGGTCTTTAAACCTTCACTTGTTTCTAAGTATATCTATTACATAATTATCAGACTATTTTAAGTGGTTattaatcatattaatttttttatctaaattagtGCCTGTTTGGGTCAAAAAAGTCAATCAATTTGCATAGAGACAAATAGCCACTCCATGTTAGAAAGTTTCTCTCCATGTTAAATGGGAAAGACATGAATTAATTGGTTTAAGAATAATATGGGATATCTTTTACTACGAGTTGATTGGTTGTTATTTTGAGGTGTTGGGAGTTATCCGCATGAATATACATTGAAATCGACTCTAAATTTATGGCATACTCTTTCTcgaataattttaattttgattcgaaatatacaaaattattaatttatatatatatatatagataaaaaattgttgataTTAATTGGTTGTCCTCTTTTATTCatcgtattattattattattattataatatttggaAGGAAGGCTAATTTTAgtaatttaattttctttttcgtTTGGAGAACGGCTGCGTGTATTTTTGTTCTAATTAGtaaagtttattattattattattatttattcggagaaaaaaaaaaaggactcacAATTTATAACGAAAACaattaatataataagaaaatgtGGTTGGAATTCCAATCCGACCCGTCTCTAATCCGCACACTATAAATTAGCGGAAGCTTTAACGATGTGTCAGGAGTCCGGACGGAGAAGCCGCAGCACGTGCAAATTCCAACTGCTTTTAAGAGTCGAGCGACCGCGCGGGGGAGACCCGAAGAACCCTAATTCTTCCCCGCCTCCATCTCTCCTCGCGCTTCGAAGTCGCGATAGCCTCTTCCTCTGCTCCGCGCCCCGACGAGTTCGATCAGCTGAGGAAGCAATTTCTGTTGATCTGGGCGGCCGTCACCACGCATTCGCCGTAAACCATCTCTTCTTCGTTTGAAGTTTATGTTTCGATTTGATTAGTAATCGTTCTTTTTCTTTACGTGAATTTAGTTCGTAGTTTAGATTTTTTCGTGAATTTAGAACAGAATCATGATCGCGAGGTTTTGTGGCTTCTTGGCTCAGTTCTTGCTGCCGGAGGAAAGGGCTTCGCGGAACCCGGTTGTGCGACGATGGGGGTGGAGTTGGCGAGCAACGACCTGCTAATTTACGAGGCTGAGGACGGATACCTCAGCGATTCGGAGGCTTTTGCTTCCGTTATACATGTTCTTGATGGCGTTCGGATGGTAAGCAACTCAAATAATCTTCATGGCCTGCAGCTCAAATAATCTT is a window from the Musa acuminata AAA Group cultivar baxijiao chromosome BXJ2-1, Cavendish_Baxijiao_AAA, whole genome shotgun sequence genome containing:
- the LOC135598052 gene encoding exopolygalacturonase-like; protein product: MRLVLLYLCIICHGMATVDGARTNVSGGKPKSSGTFNVKEYGARGNGRSDDTKAFLAAWDAACKSSGQVKILIPSGTYFLNPIEFNGPCREVQSLKFQMQGTLRATTDLRKYGNGKGWVEFRHVDGLTVTGGGTFDGQGAVSWPFNKCPKDKNCKVLPTSVKFVNTKDTVVRGITSLNSKFFHMALLGCHNFKGSGITISAPGTSPNTDGIHLEGSTGVTISGSKVATGDDCISIGQGNSLVTISGITCGPGHGISVGSLGRYNDEEDVKNVIVKDSTFQGTTNGVRIKTWANSPAITKVQNMTFDNLVMKNVDYPIVIDQTYCPFAKCDNSRASRVKLSDIHFKNIRGTTKRPEAVILRCSKGTPCQKLSLHNINLKNIGFGGTLSTCLNAKAEYSGNIFPPPCQ